From a single Dehalococcoidia bacterium genomic region:
- a CDS encoding ABC transporter ATP-binding protein has protein sequence MTVAVQQDLLEATGVSLDLGGVRVLKSVSFTARPGEVTGLIGPNGAGKSTLLRVLAGLVKPDVGSVSLGDEDLSNFNPRERARRISYMPQHDAIHPFTALETVLMGRYTHLGRFELEGRRDRQIAREAMARTETVEFESRQLDRVSGGERQRVILARALAQQAAILLLDEPSASLDLRHRLSIMETVRSEASNRGVAVVVALHDVSLAGTYCDRLSMISYGSIVHDGEPASVLTVDNLRAVFGVETEVNIDDSTGCPQVWLIGPTT, from the coding sequence ATGACAGTAGCCGTACAACAGGACCTGCTCGAGGCGACCGGAGTGTCCTTGGACTTGGGTGGCGTACGTGTCCTCAAGAGTGTCTCATTCACCGCTCGCCCCGGTGAGGTCACGGGTCTGATCGGACCAAACGGTGCGGGGAAGAGCACACTGCTCCGCGTACTGGCGGGTCTTGTAAAGCCTGACGTCGGGTCAGTTTCACTAGGCGATGAGGACCTGTCGAACTTCAACCCCCGCGAACGTGCCCGGCGTATCTCGTATATGCCTCAGCATGACGCCATTCATCCGTTCACTGCACTGGAAACCGTCCTAATGGGCAGATACACGCACTTGGGCAGGTTTGAACTCGAGGGGCGTCGGGACCGCCAGATCGCTCGTGAGGCAATGGCGCGTACCGAAACCGTCGAGTTTGAAAGCCGCCAACTTGACCGTGTCTCAGGAGGGGAGAGGCAGCGTGTGATTCTGGCCCGCGCGCTTGCACAGCAGGCAGCCATCTTACTGCTTGACGAGCCGTCTGCGAGCCTAGATCTCAGGCACAGGCTGTCCATCATGGAAACAGTGCGCTCCGAAGCTTCCAACCGGGGCGTCGCCGTTGTCGTCGCACTACACGATGTCTCCCTCGCAGGCACGTACTGTGACAGGCTCTCCATGATTTCCTACGGAAGTATCGTTCACGATGGTGAACCTGCCAGTGTCCTCACAGTCGACAATCTGAGGGCTGTGTTCGGCGTCGAGACCGAGGTAAACATTGACGATTCGACCGGTTGTCCACAAGTGTGGCTGATTGGGCCTACTACATAG